The DNA sequence GGCGCCGGCGCAGCCACCACAGGTTGCCCTCGGCCACCTGCACGGCGGCAATGTCAGCGTCAAGGAGCAGGCCGAAGTGCTGGGCCTCAGGCTCCAGCAGGAGTCACCCCTGACATTCCGTTCCCTGATTGCCGACGCCGAGTCCACCCTGGTGGTGGTGGCCCGGTTCCTGGCCCTGCTGGAGTTGTTCCGGGACCGGGCTGTCTCGTTCGACCAGCTCTCCCCGCTGGCGGACCTTGCCATCCACTGGACGGCCGACCGCCGGGACTGGTCGGCGGAAAACCTAAGCGAAGAATTCGAGGAGCAACTGTGAACCCGCAGGAGGATACGCAGCCGCAGCAGACGCGGTGGCAGGACGACGCCGGCCACGGCCCCGCCTTCGCCGACCTTCCCGGCGGCGCCAAGGCTGCCCTGGAAGCCGTCCTCATGGTTTTGGACGAACCGGCCACGGAGGAGGAGCTGGCGGCAGGGGTGGGGCTAACGGTGGACTCGGTCCGCTCTCTGCTGGCAGAACTGCAGCGCGATTATAACGGCTATACTGTTAAAGCCCCGGAGGTGGAGAGTGCCAGCAGCGCTGGTATCGGTTCCAGTCCCCGGGGTTTTGAATTGCGGAACATCGCCGGTGGCTGGCGCATCTACTCCCGCACGGAATTTGCCGACATTGTGGGCAAGTACGTGCTTGAGGGGCAGACTGCCAGGCTCACCCAGGCGGCGTTGGAAACACTGGCGGTCATCGCGTACCGCCAGCCCGTTTCCCGGGCGCGCGTGTCTGCAATTCGCGGGGTCAATGTTGACTCTGTCGTACGGACGCTGGCCCAGCGCGGGCTGATCGAGGACGCGGGAACAGATCCCGAGTCCGGCGCAATCCTCTACCGGACTACCTCGTATTTCCTCGAACGGATGGGAATCAGTTCAGTGGAGGACCTGCCCCAACTGTCGCCGCACCTTCCGGGGCTCGACGGGATCGCAGAGTTCTACGACGCCGGGACGATGTAGGCAGGACACCCCTGCCCGCAACAGTCCATCCAGCACGGTTATTTATCAGGGCAGACGAAGTCTGCGCGGCTGGCTAAGGTTGTCCTTGGACATCTCAGCCGGCCAATACACATTTGAAGGACGGGTCATGACACAGGCGGGACGCCAGGGTTCACCACGTAACGGTTCGGGACGCGGCGGGAACGAACGCAACAGTTCACAGCGCAACCCGGCACAGGGCGGCAGCTTCAGCGGGGGCTCCCGCGGCGGAGCAGGCAAGCGATCCTCCGGATTCGGCGGGGACCGCCCGCACCGCGCGCCCAAGCCGCGCGAAGAGCGCTTCATCGACCCCGACCTCGCGGGGGACCAGCAGGGACGCGGAGCCGAGCCCGCCAGGGGTGCCAAGCCGTCGTCGCGCAAGCCCGCGGCCCGCAAGCCCGGTGCCGGGAAAGCCCCCGGAACCCCCGGTGCGCTCAAGCCCAAGCCGCGAACGGGCGCTCCCGGAGCAGCCGCTTCCCGTGCTTTCGGCAGCGAACGCTTTGGCCAGAACCTGGGGCCGGTCCGCAAGCCTGCACGGAAGAAGGGTCCCCGGGGCAACGTTCCCCAGTCCGAACTCCACGATGCCGACGGCGTGCGCCTCCAGAAGGTGATGGCCTCCGCAGGAGTCGCCTCCCGGCGCGTCTGCGAAGAGATGATCGCCGAGGGCCGTGTCGAAGTTGACGGCCAGGTAGTCACCGAACTCGGTGTCCGCGTAGACCCCAAGACTGCCGTAATCCACGTTGACGGCCTGCGGATCCAGCTGGACGAAAACCTGGTCTACATGGTCTTCAACAAGCCCAAGGGCGTGGTGTCCACCATGGAGGACCCCGAGGGCCGGCCCTGCATCAGCGACTTCCTGAAGAACAACAAGAACACCGGCGAACGCCTCTTCCACGTTGGCCGGCTCGACGTCGCCACCGAAGGCCTGCTGCTGCTGACCAACGACGGCGAACTCGCCAACCGGCTCACTCACCCCTCCTACGAGGTTCCCAAGACCTACCTGGTGCAGGTGCGCGGACCGTTCCCGCAGGGCGTTGGCGCCCAGTTGAAGGCCGGCGTCGAGCTGGAGGACGGCTTCGCTTCCGTTGACTCCTTCCGCCTGGTGGACTCAACCCCGGGCCATGTGCTGATCGAGGTTGTACTCCACTCCGGCAAGAACCGCATTGTCCGGCGCCTCTTCGACGCCGTTGGCTTCCCGGTCCAGCGGCTGGTCCGCGTCAAGGTGGGCCCCATCGGGCTCGGCGACCAGCGCCAGGGCAGCATCCGCAACCTGGGCAAGCAGGAAGTCGGCCACCTGCTGGCATCCGTAGGGCTCTGAGGCATGTCCGCGTTCAAAAGCCAGGGCCGCGGCCACCTGGATGGCCCGGTGGTGGTCATCGGCACCGGGCTGCTGGGCACCAGCATTGGGCTGGGCCTGCGGGGGCGCGGCGTACCCGTGTTCCTCTCGGACCCGTCGCCCACCAACCAGGCGGTGGCCGTGGACATCGGTGCCGGCCGCCCGCTGCCGGAACTGGGCGATGCAGCGCCGCAGCTGGTGGTGGTGGCCGCCCCGCCGGACGTCACGGCCGACGTCGTCCTTGCCGCGCTGTCCAACTACCCGGACGCTGTGGTCATCGACATCGCCAGCGTGAAGGCGGGCATCCTGGCCCGGCTGCGGGAATCGGGCGTCGACCTTTCCCGCTACGTGGGGACCCACCCCATGGCGGGCCGCGAAAAGTCCGGCCCCGTAGCGGCGCGCGGTGAGCTCTTCACGTCCATGCCCTGGGTGCTCTGCCCCTCCGAGGAAACGTCCGGTGGCGCCCTGCAGGTGGCCCGCTCGCTCGCCTCGGACCTGGGGGCCGTCGTCTCGCAGTTCACGGCGGACGAACACGACGAAGCCGTGGCACTGGTCTCGCACCTGCCCCAGGTGATGTCCTCACTGCTGGCCAGCCGGCTGCAGGGAACTCCTCTGCACGCGTTGTCCCTGGCAGGCAACGGACTGCGTGACGTCACCAGGATCGCGGCCAGCGACCCCACCCTGTGGGTCCAGATCCTCGGCGGCAACGCGGACAAGGTGGTGGAGATCCTCTACGGTGTCCGGGACGACCTGAACCGGTTGATTGGAACCCTGGAGAACCCCACCGCACCCGGGGCCCGGCTGGACCTCGCGCAGCTGATCAGCGAGGGCAACGCCGGCCAGGCGCGGATCCCCGGGAAACACGGTGGTCCGCCGCAGGCTTATGCATGGCTTACCGTCCTGGTGGATGACAAGCCTGGCCAGATCGCCCGGCTGCTCACCGAGATCGGGGAGATCGGCGTCAACCTGGAGGACATGCGGCTTGACCACTCGTCAGGCCAAAACGTGGGTATGGTGGAAATCTCCGTGTTGCCGAACAAGCACGACCACTTGATCGAAGCTCTCAACGACCGCGGATGGCGGGTACTTCAGTAATGACACAGGAACTCCTCGAATCCATGCGCGCCCTGCGCATCGGCCGGCCGCTGGTGGTTGCCATCGATGGGCCTTCAGGCTCCGGAAAATCCAGCGTGAGCAAGGAAGTTGCGCGCAGGCTCCGGCTGGCCTACCTGGACACCGGCGCCATGTACCGTGCCCTGACCTGGTACTGCGTGACCGAAGGCATCGACCTTGAGGACGGCGCGGCGGTGGAACAGGCATCCAGGGACTTCGTCCTGGAACTGAGCACCAGTCCCATGGAGGAATATGTCCGGGTGGGCGGCGTGGACGTCACGGACGCCATCCGTGAGCCGGCCATCTCCTCCGCCGTCAGTGCCGTCGCCACCACCCTGGGCGCCCGGACCGAACTGATCCGGCGGCAGCGGGACCTGATCGAAAAGCACCACCGCCGGATGGTGGTGGAAGGCAGGGACATCACCACCGTCGTCGCGCCCGGGGCCGAGGTGCGCATGCTCCTCACCGCCAGCGAGGAAGCCCGCCTGCGCCGGCGGGGCATCCAGCTGGGCGGTACTCAGAACGCCGAGCAACTGGCAGCCCAGGTCACGCACCGCGATGCCAAGGACTCCACCGTGGTGAACTTCACGCAAGCCGCTTCCGGGGTGGTGACGCTGGACTCCTCGGACCTCGACTTCGAACAGACCGTGGATGCCGCCCTCGTCATCGTCACCAAGGTCCTGAACCGTGACTGACGCCGGGCCCGGCCTGCCGTCCGGGCTGACCACGGCATGGAGCAGGCCGGTGGGCTGGATCCTTGACCACCTGGTCTACCGGACCACCGTGACCGGCAGGACCAATGTCCCCACCGGCGGACCGGTGATCTTCGCAGGCAACCACATCAGCTTCCTTGACGGGCCGGTGATGTTTGGCGCCGCGCCGCGTCCGATGCACATCCTGGTGAAGCAGGAGATGTTCAAAGGTTTCCTGGGCCGCGTGCTCACCGCGTCCGGGCAGCTGCCCGTGGACCGCCGCGGTGACCGAGCAGCGCTGCAGCGCTGCAAGGACGTGCTCGACGCCGGGCGCTGCGTAGGGATTCTTCCGGAAGGGACCCGGGGGAGCGGCGCAGCCGCGGACATCAACGGGGGCGTGGCCTGGCTGGCGCTGAATTCCGGAGCCCCCGTGGTGCCGGTAGCCATCCTGGGCACCCGCCAGGGCGATGAGCACCTGGACTTCGTCCCACGGCCCGGTCGGCGCTTCCACGTCAGCTTCGGGTCAGCCCTGACCCTGGCCCGCAGGGCCGGGGAAACCGGCCGTGCTTCAATGGACAGGGCCGCGCAGGACATCCGTGCAGCGCTGGCAGGGCACGTCCAGGACACCATCCAACTCAGCGGGCAGACCCTGCCCTTCGCTGACCACAAAGACTTGACAGCAGTAGCCGGGGACGCCGGCAGATGACCACTAAGGACAGTGCAATGAGCGACACCACCCAGGCTTCCGGGCACTCCGGCGCCGACGACGAATACACCCCCACCGGCACCGACCAGGTTGCAGAGCGCCTGGCGGCGATTGGGGACGACGAGGCCGAGCTCCGCGCCGCCTCCCTCCGGGCCGGCCTGGAGGACTACGAGCTGGACGAGGACGACGCCGCCCTGCTGAGCGGCGAGTACGGGGACGAGGACCTCGAAGGTCCCCTCAAGCTGGACCCCGTCCTGGCCATTATCGGACGTCCGAACGTGGGCAAGTCCACCCTGGTGAACCGTATCCTGGGCCGCCGCGAAGCGGTCGTGGAGGATACTCCCGGCGTAACCCGCGACCGCGTGATGTACTCCG is a window from the Arthrobacter sp. NicSoilC5 genome containing:
- a CDS encoding prephenate dehydrogenase, producing the protein MSAFKSQGRGHLDGPVVVIGTGLLGTSIGLGLRGRGVPVFLSDPSPTNQAVAVDIGAGRPLPELGDAAPQLVVVAAPPDVTADVVLAALSNYPDAVVIDIASVKAGILARLRESGVDLSRYVGTHPMAGREKSGPVAARGELFTSMPWVLCPSEETSGGALQVARSLASDLGAVVSQFTADEHDEAVALVSHLPQVMSSLLASRLQGTPLHALSLAGNGLRDVTRIAASDPTLWVQILGGNADKVVEILYGVRDDLNRLIGTLENPTAPGARLDLAQLISEGNAGQARIPGKHGGPPQAYAWLTVLVDDKPGQIARLLTEIGEIGVNLEDMRLDHSSGQNVGMVEISVLPNKHDHLIEALNDRGWRVLQ
- a CDS encoding lysophospholipid acyltransferase family protein; this encodes MGWILDHLVYRTTVTGRTNVPTGGPVIFAGNHISFLDGPVMFGAAPRPMHILVKQEMFKGFLGRVLTASGQLPVDRRGDRAALQRCKDVLDAGRCVGILPEGTRGSGAAADINGGVAWLALNSGAPVVPVAILGTRQGDEHLDFVPRPGRRFHVSFGSALTLARRAGETGRASMDRAAQDIRAALAGHVQDTIQLSGQTLPFADHKDLTAVAGDAGR
- the cmk gene encoding (d)CMP kinase translates to MTQELLESMRALRIGRPLVVAIDGPSGSGKSSVSKEVARRLRLAYLDTGAMYRALTWYCVTEGIDLEDGAAVEQASRDFVLELSTSPMEEYVRVGGVDVTDAIREPAISSAVSAVATTLGARTELIRRQRDLIEKHHRRMVVEGRDITTVVAPGAEVRMLLTASEEARLRRRGIQLGGTQNAEQLAAQVTHRDAKDSTVVNFTQAASGVVTLDSSDLDFEQTVDAALVIVTKVLNRD
- a CDS encoding pseudouridine synthase, with amino-acid sequence MTQAGRQGSPRNGSGRGGNERNSSQRNPAQGGSFSGGSRGGAGKRSSGFGGDRPHRAPKPREERFIDPDLAGDQQGRGAEPARGAKPSSRKPAARKPGAGKAPGTPGALKPKPRTGAPGAAASRAFGSERFGQNLGPVRKPARKKGPRGNVPQSELHDADGVRLQKVMASAGVASRRVCEEMIAEGRVEVDGQVVTELGVRVDPKTAVIHVDGLRIQLDENLVYMVFNKPKGVVSTMEDPEGRPCISDFLKNNKNTGERLFHVGRLDVATEGLLLLTNDGELANRLTHPSYEVPKTYLVQVRGPFPQGVGAQLKAGVELEDGFASVDSFRLVDSTPGHVLIEVVLHSGKNRIVRRLFDAVGFPVQRLVRVKVGPIGLGDQRQGSIRNLGKQEVGHLLASVGL
- a CDS encoding SMC-Scp complex subunit ScpB; amino-acid sequence: MNPQEDTQPQQTRWQDDAGHGPAFADLPGGAKAALEAVLMVLDEPATEEELAAGVGLTVDSVRSLLAELQRDYNGYTVKAPEVESASSAGIGSSPRGFELRNIAGGWRIYSRTEFADIVGKYVLEGQTARLTQAALETLAVIAYRQPVSRARVSAIRGVNVDSVVRTLAQRGLIEDAGTDPESGAILYRTTSYFLERMGISSVEDLPQLSPHLPGLDGIAEFYDAGTM